TGTAAAGCCTGGAATCAATATGGTCATTAACATTGACGGCAGGCGTGAGAGAGTGGTGGGAATCACCGGAGATCCGGGAGAGATAAAGCCTGTCGCCTTAATCACCAAAATGGCCATCGAAGCCATGCTGAAATATGAGAAACAGCAGGAGGAACTGAGGCGGAGGAGGAACCGGAAGGAGCATTTTACAAACCTTTTGATCCATGTGGAGTATCCGGACCCCGGGGAGCTTCGGAGCATGGCAAAGCAGCTTAATTATTCGGAGAACATAATCCGCATCCCCATATTGTGTAAACTGGATGACATCAGGCCGGAGCCGTTTCTGGACATGATCAAGAAAAGCCCCAGGCACGGGTCGGAGGATATCAGTATTGTCTTGGACAGTAACCATATCCTCATATTCAAAACAATGCCGGAACAGACGCGAAAAGTATTTGCAGATTATAAATACATTATTGCGGAATATTTAAGCACTGCTTTAAAATGGCTCCGGGAGCAGGAGAGGAACTGTAAATTTTACATCGGCTCCTTTCAGGGAAGCTTTACCCAGTATTATAATGCCTACCGTCACTGCAAGTGGCTGGAAGAAAATGCAGATTCCGGTTCTGCCGCCTTTTTTTATGACTATACGGGAAATTATGTACGTTCCATTGTACCCATGAATGAGCTGCAATGGATGTTCAATATTTATGAAAGGGAGCTGGGGGAAGAATTTAAAAAGACATTTATTGAGATTGCCGGAGCTCTCATAAAGACAAATTATAATCTGGTAACAGCATCAAAAGAGCTTTTCGTGCACAAAAATACCCTTTTGTACCGTTATAATAAAGTGAAGGGCATCTTGAATATTAATCCAATAGAATCTTCGTCAGACCGGTTTTTTCTGGAAACCTTTTATAGTTTTTTAAGAAAAGAACACTAGTTTTGTAATGGCGACACAAAAATCAGGGTCATATTGATACTCACGGCAGTAGAAATCCTGGGGGCAATGGTGTTATGATACCATAAAACAGCATATACTATTGTCATTGTTTAGAAGGGGGTCATTTTATGACAGGTTTACCACTGATTTTTATTTTTGTATTGGCAATTATCCTGATGATCGTTGCAATCTCCAAGTTTAACATTCATCCATTTATTGCCATCATGAGCATCTCACTGCTCTTAGGACTTATTGCAGGGATTCCGCTGGTCGATAGGACATTAGAAGATGGGACCAAGGTAAGCGGCCTTGCAAGCGTAATCGGGGCCGGATTTTCCGGCACATTCTCAAGCATCGGTATTGTTATCATCCTTGGAGCCCTGATCGGGACCATATTGGAGAAAACAGGGGCAGCCCTTAAGCTTGCTGATATGGTGATCAGGCTTGTGGGGAAAAACAATCCGGTCCTGGCCATGGAGATGATGGGCTGGGTGGTATCCATTCCCGTGTTCTGTGATTCCGGTTTTGTAATTTTAAACCCTATCCGGAAAGCTCTGGTAAACAGAACTGCCGCATCATCTGTAGCCATGACTGTGGGTCTTTCCTCAGGGCTTTACATTTCCCACGTTTTCATTCCTCCAACACCAGGCCCAATTGCCGCAGCTTCTACCCTTGGCATTGGAGAAAATCTGCTTCTTGTTATGGGAATGGGCGTGTTGTGCTCTATCTTTCCTCTGATTGCCGGGTTCTTTTACGCAAAATACATTGGAGGAAAGGTACGGTCTGACGATGAAGCCGATATGGGCGAGATAACAAAAACCTATGAGGAGCTGGTTGCCGAATACGGCAGACTTCCCGGCGGTTTCAATGCCCTTGCTCCTATTATTGTTCCAATCCTTTTTATGGCTTTTTCCTCTGTTGCGGCCATGGCCAATATGCAGGGTTTTGGGGCTGATGTTATTAAATTTTTAGGAACTCCCATCATCGCTCTGGCAGTTGGTACTGTATGCGGCATCCTTCAGCTGAAGGGAGCAGGTAAGATGGAAACGTTTTATGAGATAACCAATGATACCTTAAAGACTGTGGGACCGATATTGTTTGTAACGGCTGCCGGCGGCGTGCTGGGTAAGGTAATTTCTTCCACTGATATGGTGAATTATATCAAAGATCATGCTTCAGTACTGAGCACCATGGGTATTTTCTTCCCCTTCTTTTTGGCAGCTATTTTAAAGAGTGCCCAGGGTTCCTCTACTGTGGCTTTAACCACCACCGCAGGAATTATAGCTCCGCTGCTTCCAATGCTGGGCCTTGAAAGCCCTGTCCGGGTAACTCTTGCCTGCATGGCAATCGGCGCGGGAGCCATGACCGTTTCCCACGCAAACGATTCCTATTTCTGGGTGGTGACGAATTTTGGGGCCATGACTCCGGAAAAGGGGTATAAGACACAGACCATGGTAACACTGATTTTGGGAATTGCAGGAATCCTGGAAATCTTTATTCTGACTTTAATCCTGCATTAATTAAGAACCAACGAGAATTAAACTTCACTGGTCAAAGGAGGACTTTGTATATGAAATTACTGTTTGCATCTGACTCGTTTAAGGGGACTCTTTCCAGTGAACAGACCATAGAACTGCTTAAAAAGGCTGCGGCAAAAGTATTTGATCAAGTGGAATGTACCGGAATCCCCGTAGCCGATGGAGGAGAGGGAACCACGGATGCCGTGATCGCAGCCAT
The nucleotide sequence above comes from Lacrimispora sp. BS-2. Encoded proteins:
- a CDS encoding sugar diacid recognition domain-containing protein, whose translation is MIETELAKKFIEQVTQYTEYNINIMNEQGVIIASRDPKRVGSFHEVAYYIVTGNEDIVVTSTEEDYPGVKPGINMVINIDGRRERVVGITGDPGEIKPVALITKMAIEAMLKYEKQQEELRRRRNRKEHFTNLLIHVEYPDPGELRSMAKQLNYSENIIRIPILCKLDDIRPEPFLDMIKKSPRHGSEDISIVLDSNHILIFKTMPEQTRKVFADYKYIIAEYLSTALKWLREQERNCKFYIGSFQGSFTQYYNAYRHCKWLEENADSGSAAFFYDYTGNYVRSIVPMNELQWMFNIYERELGEEFKKTFIEIAGALIKTNYNLVTASKELFVHKNTLLYRYNKVKGILNINPIESSSDRFFLETFYSFLRKEH
- a CDS encoding GntP family permease produces the protein MTGLPLIFIFVLAIILMIVAISKFNIHPFIAIMSISLLLGLIAGIPLVDRTLEDGTKVSGLASVIGAGFSGTFSSIGIVIILGALIGTILEKTGAALKLADMVIRLVGKNNPVLAMEMMGWVVSIPVFCDSGFVILNPIRKALVNRTAASSVAMTVGLSSGLYISHVFIPPTPGPIAAASTLGIGENLLLVMGMGVLCSIFPLIAGFFYAKYIGGKVRSDDEADMGEITKTYEELVAEYGRLPGGFNALAPIIVPILFMAFSSVAAMANMQGFGADVIKFLGTPIIALAVGTVCGILQLKGAGKMETFYEITNDTLKTVGPILFVTAAGGVLGKVISSTDMVNYIKDHASVLSTMGIFFPFFLAAILKSAQGSSTVALTTTAGIIAPLLPMLGLESPVRVTLACMAIGAGAMTVSHANDSYFWVVTNFGAMTPEKGYKTQTMVTLILGIAGILEIFILTLILH